A stretch of the Aspergillus puulaauensis MK2 DNA, chromosome 6, nearly complete sequence genome encodes the following:
- a CDS encoding alpha/beta hydrolase (CAZy:CE10;~COG:V;~EggNog:ENOG410PPZU;~InterPro:IPR029058,IPR013094;~MEROPS:MER0034961;~PFAM:PF07859;~go_function: GO:0016787 - hydrolase activity [Evidence IEA]) yields the protein MTQTSLKSIKPGSVPLPPYDPEITAVEDTQHRPLPKDFAELQEIRRGEEDCSQEFLNDPDLTVQGHVIPGPDGTLTAISLSRREPIDARKLRPGILFFHGGGRIMGSVFTGLNSLTTAVKELDAIVISVNYRLSPDYPGIEVVEGCYASLLWLSQHLDSFRINPNQFMIAGVSAGAGLAAGTALMSRDRNGPKLCAQLLMCPMLDDRCNTLSCLQFENGRGFYTAWDRYAWSCILGSQAGKDGEGGAVSVSAYVAPARATDLSALPLAYIDAASGEPFRDEDIAYATKLWECGVQAHLHIWGGGCHGFDLFYSSELGRQACATRTKWLTEFLRSKE from the coding sequence ATGACACAAACAAGTTTGAAATCTATTAAACCCGGAAGTGTCCCCCTGCCCCCCTACGACCCCGAGATCACCGCGGTTGAAGACACTCAACACCGCCCATTACCAAAAGACTTCGCGGAGCTACAAGAGATCCGCCGCGGTGAGGAAGATTGCAGTCAAGAATTCCTTAACGACCCCGATCTCACTGTTCAAGGCCATGTTATACCGGGCCCAGATGGAACTCTCACAGCCATAAGTCTCTCGCGCCGCGAACCCATAGACGCGCGAAAACTCCGACCTGggatcctcttcttccacggCGGAGGACGAATAATGGGCAGCGTTTTCACCGGCCTGAATAGCCTAACCACAGCCGTGAAAGAACTCGACGCCATAGTAATCAGCGTGAACTACCGTCTCTCGCCCGATTACCCCGGGATCGAGGTCGTGGAAGGCTGCTACGCTTCGCTCCTTTGGCTATCTCAACATCTCGACTCTTTCAGAATCAATCCCAACCAATTCATGATCGCAGGCGTAtcagcaggcgcaggccTAGCAGCAGGAACAGCCCTGATGTCTCGAGACCGGAACGGGCCTAAACTCTGCGCGCAGCTACTGATGTGCCCTATGCTCGACGACCGGTGCAACACGCTCTCGTGTCTGCAGTTCGAAAACGGGCGCGGGTTTTATACAGCTTGGGACCGGTACGCTTGGTCGTGTATCCTGGGCTCCCAGGCTGGCAAGGACGGTGAAGGGGGcgctgtcagtgtcagtgcGTATGTTGCGCCTGCGCGCGCGACAGATCTGTCGGCGCTTCCTTTGGCTTATATTGATGCTGCATCGGGGGAGCCATTTCGGGATGAGGATATTGCGTATGCTACTAAACTATGGGAGTGTGGGGTCCAGGCGCACTTGCATAtctggggtggtggttgtCATGGATTTGACCTGTTTTATAGCAGTGAGCTTGGTCGTCAGGCGTGTGCGACGCGGACCAAGTGGTTGACGGAGTTTCTTCGTTCTAAGGAGTAG
- a CDS encoding uncharacterized protein (COG:S;~EggNog:ENOG410PT34;~TransMembrane:1 (o218-235i)), translating to MAEDAKRPDAPDIGKCTPNDDKHSENANAPEVPDGPRGGSKAEDINGSVHSTQRALLGRFELNTRRLQRLLRDSAGQDCVLASIEYLSHALHHLALSPYWIKLRNALTSLRYRRKGHNAQPVPNRLAHNPQGHSTLLALSALFSNARYTLRLFGLFNIWTEVPNLFQSPVKDRFIRGIDVAQIFTITAYQLLENIGHLAANRVLSQKVIGSESKMEKFYIWGARALFLHFVLELMKLMREARLGRLARAESKDRDVALAEIDGDSLGQGWGKRLWGSSIWGLLCLYWSCGQTIPLVEETSGGFSFLADFFMLTDSWMQTRT from the exons ATGGCAGAAGACGCAAAGCGGCCAGACGCACCCGATATCGGGAAGTGTACTCCAAATGACGATAAACATTCCGAGAACGCGAATGCACCAGAGGTTCCAGATGGTCCAAGAGGAGGGTCCAAAGCCGAAGACATCAACGGTTCAGTCCACAGCACTCAACGGGCTTTATTGGGTCGATTTGAATTGAATACTAGAAGACTCCAACG GCTCCTGCGAGATTCCGCAGGGCAGGACTGTGTCCTTGCGAGCATTGAATATCTGTCCCACGCGCTACACCATCTGGCTCTTTCCCCTTATTGGATAAAACTCCGGAATGCCCTAACAAGCCTGCGATACCGTCGGAAAGGCCACAATGCACAACCGGTGCCTAATCGACTCGCTCACAATCCTCAGGGTCATTCAACgcttctggctctgtctgCCCTCTTTAGCAATGCTCGCTACACCTTGAGGCTATTTGGCCTCTTCAATATATGGACAGAAGTGCCGAATCTATTTCAATCCCCAGTGAAGGACCGTTTTATACGAGGCATAGATGTCGCACAGATCTTCACAATCACAGCATACCAACTCTTGGAGAATATCGGCCATCTCGCGGCAAATAGGGTCCTATCGCAGAAAGTGATCGGTTCGGAGAGCAAGATGGAAAAGTTCTATATTTGGGGCGCCCGAGCGCTATTCTTACATTTTGTGCTCGAGCTAATGAAGCTAATGAGGGAGGCGCGGCTTGGGAGATTAGCGAGGGCAGAATCAAAGGACAGAGATGTGGCTTTGGCAGAAATTGATGGAGATTCATTAGGGCAAGGCTGGGGTAAAAGACTATGGGGAAGTTCAATATGGGGGCTGCTATGTCTGTACTGGAGCTGTGGCCAGACAATCCCGCTGGTGGAGGAGACTTCTGGTggcttcagcttcctggCCGACTTTTTCATGTTGACAGACAGCTGGATGCAAACGAGGACATAA
- a CDS encoding uncharacterized protein (COG:E;~EggNog:ENOG410PV94;~InterPro:IPR002293;~PFAM:PF00324,PF13520;~TransMembrane:11 (o50-70i82-101o131-164i176-192o198-221i281-305o325-345i381-403o409-431i443-466o478-499i);~go_component: GO:0016020 - membrane [Evidence IEA];~go_function: GO:0022857 - transmembrane transporter activity [Evidence IEA];~go_process: GO:0055085 - transmembrane transport [Evidence IEA]), with the protein MTHISSKPMKQDVLSADRASIKPGFLEEGDDDAILRANGHEAAMPRQFNWISALGLGFSITNSWIGYLSCFGQGLIYGGPQTCVFSLLVAFFAQCTVAIGLGELSSAYPSSGGQYHFCYILSPPNTRKYSAYIVGWISILAWWIVTCSGISLAAAVLNGIVAFCYPDYTGNQWQTYCIYVAVSTVTLIPVFWSSKMHVIAQMALYLSLAGYLIFFIIALVMHKSRMPTSFLTQPGLGNSGWNDGTAWLLSISNAMYEFGGIDGVVHISEEMPRPGKRMPQVMILTMLIGLCTAFSLFVVLMIFQVDMDAVRSATLPSLELIYQVTGSRSVTLGLFILLFVAYSWCLPSQWVTSGRLAWAFARDNGVPFANFFSHVHPTLQFPLNATVAAWIFTCIYGLLYLASTTAFNSIITSAVLFLNISYTVPQSILLVRGRHILPKRYFNLGWLGLISNVFSTLWIVLLGVLICMPPNLPVSLSSMNYTPVILVGIFVMINIIWMVSGRASFEGPRIDWEVVHHAGEE; encoded by the exons ATGACCCATATTTCTTCAAAACCTATGAAACAGGATGTCCTATCGGCGGACAGAGCCAGTATAAAACCAGGGTttctggaagaaggcgatgacgatgccaTTCTCCGCGCAAATGGCCACGAAGCCGCCATGCCTCGCCAGTTCAACTGGATTTCAGCACTTGGTCTTGGCTTCTCAATCACGAATTCGTGGATTGGATACTTG AGCTGCTTCGGACAAGGGTTGATATATGGCGGCCCTCAGACCTGCGTTTTCAGTCTACTAGTTGCTTTCTTTGCCCAGTGCACTGTCGCCATTGGTTTGGGAGAGTTATCATCTGCCTATCCG TCAAGTGGAGGACAATATCACTTCTGTTATATTCTCAGTCCGCCAAATACGCGCAAATACAGCGCTTACATCGTGGGGTGGATTTCGATTCTGGCGTGGTGGATTGTAAC TTGCTCCGGCATCTCgctcgcagcagcagtattGAACGGCATTGTGGCTTTTTGCTATCCCGACTACACCGGCAATCAGTGGCAAACATATTGTATCTACGTGGCCGTATCAACCGTGACCC TGATACCCGTTTTCTGGTCCAGCAAGATGCACGTTATTGCACAAATGGCCCTATACCTGTCTTTGGCTGGCTATCTGAtattcttcatcatcgccctcgtcatGCACAAGAGCCGAATGCCGACTTCCTTTTTGACACAGCCAGGGCTAGGGAACAGTGGCTGGAATGATGGAACCGCATGGCTTCTGAGTATCAGTAATGCTATGTATGAATTTGGGGGCATTGATGGCG TCGTTCATATCTCTGAGGAGATGCCGCGGCCAGGAAAGCGTATGCCGCAGGTCATGATCCTGACGATGCTGATTGGGCTGTGTACTGCGTTTTCCCTCTTTGTGGTCCTTATGATCTTCCAGGTTGATATGGATGCTGTGCGATCAGCCACTCTCCCCAGCCTGGAATTGATTTATCAAGT AACTGGAAGCAGGAGCGTAACTCTTGGTCTTTTCATCTTACTCTTTGTGGCGTACAGCT GGTGCCTGCCTTCCCAGTGGGTTACCTCTGGCCGACTTGCATGGGCCTTTGCTCGAGAT AATGGAGTACCCTTTGCGAATTTCTTTTCCCATGTGCATCCGACACTGCAGTTCCCACTTAATGCGACGGTGGCTGCATGGATATTCACCTGTATCTACGGGCTGTTATACCTCGCATCGACGACGGCCTTCAACTCCATCATCACATCGGCCGTCCTCTTCCTGAACATCTCCTATACAGTCCCACAGAGTATCTTGCTCGTCCGCGGCCGTCACATTCTCCCCAAGAGGTACTTCAACCTGGGCTGGTTGGGGTTAATCTCTAACGTTTTCTCTACTTTGTGGATCGTCCTGCTTGGAGTGTTGATTTGCATGCCCCCAAATCTGCCTGTTTCTCTTAGCTCTATGAACTATACGCCGGTTATCTTGGTGGGGATATTTGTCATGATTAATATCATCTGGATGGTTTCCGGTAGGGCTTCATTTGAAGGGCCTCGTATTGACTGGGAGGTGGTGCACCATGCCGGGGAGGAGTGA
- a CDS encoding alpha/beta hydrolase (COG:S;~EggNog:ENOG410PR7T;~InterPro:IPR000073,IPR029058;~PFAM:PF12697), translated as MTNEQPIFVFVPGAWHTPDTFNGLRSLMAQQGLETEAIATPSVGASTPATGLHADIEYTKGILRGLVDNGRQVVVVGHSYGGIVGGCAVEGLGYAQRSKEGLPGGVIMVVWLTAFVAPKGKSLLDLLGGSWLPWMQFKNDDGYSYSSEEETVFYSDMTPEAQQKHISLLKRHPTLCFTEPAVYEPWHDIPAMYLFCDEDQGLSLAVQEAFARTLGAPVTFHTEGSHSAFLSQPAQVIDGLRVALDAGRKQSGITA; from the coding sequence ATGACGAACGAACAACCAATCTTTGTCTTTGTCCCAGGTGCATGGCATACTCCCGACACCTTCAATGGCCTGCGCAGCCTCATGGCACAACAGGGACTCGAGACTGAAGCCATCGCCACTCCGTCTGTCGGCGCGTCAACTCCTGCGACAGGCCTTCACGCCGATATCGAGTACACCAAGGGCATCCTGCGAGGACTGGTCGACAACGGACGGCAGGTGGTGGTAGTTGGGCATTCCTACGGGGGAATTGTCGGTGGGTGTGCCGTGGAAGGACTTGGATATGCCCAGCGATCGAAAGAAGGTCTTCCAGGTGGTGTAATCATGGTCGTGTGGTTGACAGCCTTTGTCGCGCCCAAGGGGAAGTCgctgcttgatcttctcgGGGGCAGCTGGTTGCCTTGGATGCAGTTCAAGAATGACGATGGCTACAGCTACAGCTCGGAGGAAGAGACGGTCTTCTATAGCGACATGACACCCGAGGCCCAGCAGAAACATATTTCCTTACTGAAGCGCCACCCGACGTTGTGCTTCACTGAGCCCGCGGTGTATGAGCCATGGCATGATATTCCCGCCATGTACCTATTCTGCGACGAGGACCAGGGCCTTTCACTGGCTGTTCAAGAAGCGTTTGCGAGGACCCTCGGGGCGCCAGTGACATTCCACACTGAAGGATCCCACTCGGCGTTCTTGAGCCAGCCTGCACAAGTGATTGACGGGCTGCGGGTGGCATTGGATGCtgggaggaagcagagtGGCATCACCGCTTAA
- a CDS encoding beta-glucosidase (CAZy:GH3;~COG:G;~EggNog:ENOG410PJ4A;~InterPro:IPR017853,IPR036962,IPR002772,IPR036881, IPR026891,IPR013783,IPR001764;~PFAM:PF14310,PF00933,PF01915;~SECRETED:SignalP(1-22);~go_function: GO:0004553 - hydrolase activity, hydrolyzing O-glycosyl compounds [Evidence IEA];~go_process: GO:0005975 - carbohydrate metabolic process [Evidence IEA]) — translation MRISWGKAGLLLSAAFGCIATAEDVITSDAHFYGASPPVYPSPQGVGAGDWASAYKKAKAFVAQLSDDEKVNLTAGVSSNTGCSGTIQGIDRLGFPGICMSDAGNGLRGTDYVNAWSSGISVGASWNRDLAKDRGVYMGKEYRKKGVNMILGPVVGPLGRVALGGRNWEGFAADPYLSGILVAESVKGLQSENVATSLKHYIANEQEINRNPTNDSEGNAVQSVSSNLDDKTIHELYLWPFQDAVLAGTTNIMCSYNRLNNSYGCQNSQILNGLLKTELGFQGYVVTDWGAQHAGIAGANAGLDVAMPSSATWNSNLTTAIANGSMEASRLDDMVTRVMATWYYLDQNTAFPNPGIGMPKSVSEPHQAVIATSQEAKPVLLQSAIESHVLVKNTNAALPLKSPKLISVFGYDAYAPLTNDLSNSFNFDTSKTRSDLYKNRTLHVGGGSGLNSPAYIDAPIDAIQRRAYKDGCSVLWDFSSENPNVDSTSDACLVFINAYAEEGFDRKALSDSHSDAIVTNVAKNCSNTIVVVHNAGIRTVEAWVDHANVTGIIFAHLPGQDTGRALVELLYGDSNPSGRLPYTVAKKPSDYGSLLEPSLPEGKYKYFPQSDFSEGVYIDYRAFDKNGIEPQYAFGFGLSYTTFEYSGLKISKKKGKNAAYPAKTSKVVPGGNPRLFDELVTVTATVKNAGAVDGQEVAQLYLGIPNGPVRQLRGFDKVAIKAGKSEKISFALTRRDLSTWDTDAQEWLLQRGDYKAYVGRDSRDLPLEATLSF, via the exons ATGCGGATTTCATGGGGAAAAGCAGGTCTACTGCTCAGTGCTGCCTTTGGTTGTATCGCTACAGCCGAAGATGTCATTACTAGTGATGCCCACTTTTATggggcttctcctcctgtGTACCCCTCTC CCCAGGGAGTTGGTGCCGGCGACTGGGCTTCTGCATACAAGAAAGCCAAGGCCTTCGTTGCCCAACTCTCTGATGATGAAAAGGTCAACCTTACCGCCGGTGTCTCTTCGAACACTGGCTGCTCTGGCACCATCCAGGGTATTGACCGGCTGGGGTTTCCGGGTATATGCATGAGTGACGCTGGCAATGGACTG AGAGGAACCGATTATGTTAATGCTTGGTCATCTGGGATCTCTGTTGGCGCCAG CTGGAACCGCGACCTTGCCAAGGATAGAGGTGTCTACATGGGCAAGGAATATCGCAAAAAGGGCGTCAACATGATTCTTGGCCCCGTTGTTGGCCCTCTCGGCCGCGTAGCCCTCGGGGGTCGCAACTGGGAGGGATTCGCCGCTGACCCTTATCTGAGTGGCATTCTGGTGGCTGAGTCTGTGAAGGGTCTTCAGTCCGAGAACGTTGCTACGTCTCTCAAG CACTATATCGCCAATGAACAAGAAATCAATCGCAACCCTACTAATGACTCCGAAGGGAATGCCGTTCAATCGGTGTCTTCGAATCTTGATGATAAGACAATCCATGAGCTCTACCTCTGGCCATTCCAGGATGCTGTTCTTGCTGGCACCACGAACATCATGTGTTCCTATAACCGGTTGAATAACTCTTACGGCTGCCAGAACAGTCAGATACTGAACGGTCTATTGAAGACTGAACTAGGCTTCCAGG GATACGTTGTCACCGACTGGGGTGCCCAGCATGCTGGGATTGCTGGTGCTAATGCGGGACTCGACGTTGCGATGCCTTCCTCTGCAACATGGAACAGCAATCTGACAACTGCCATTGCCAATGGGTCCATGGAGGCCTCGCGTCTGGATGACATGGTTACACG AGTCATGGCAACGTGGTACTACCTAGACCAGAACACTGCCTTCCCAAATCCCGGAATTGGAATGCCCAAGAGTGTGAGCGAACCTCACCAGGCCGTCATTGCCACATCGCAAGAAGCAAAGCCGGTTCTGCTGCAATCAGCAATTGAAAGCCACGTCCTGGTGAAGAACACCAATGCTGCACTTCCTCTCAAATCTCCAAAGCTGATATCCGTCTTTGGCTATGACGCCTACGCCCCCTTGACCAATGACTTAAGTAATAGTTTCAATTTCGACACAAGTAAGACCAGGTCAGACCTGTATAAAAACCGGACGCTGCATGTCGGCGGTGGCTCTGGTTTAAATTCGCCTGCCTATATTGATGCCCCTATTGACGCCATCCAACGCCGGGCGTACAAGGACGGCTGCTCTGTTCTTTGGGACTTCTCTTCTGAAAATCCCAATGTGGACTCCACATCAGATGCATGCCTagtcttcatcaacgcctaCGCCGAGGAGGGCTTCGACCGGAAAGCACTATCCGACAGCCACAGCGACGCCATCGTAACGAACGTCGCAAAGAACTGTTCCAAtaccatcgtcgtcgtccacAACGCAGGCATCCGCACCGTGGAAGCATGGGTTGATCACGCCAATGTCACCGGCATCATCTTCGCACATCTGCCTGGCCAGGACACAGGCCGCGCCTTGGTGGAACTCTTATACGGCGATTCGAATCCCTCCGGTAGACTCCCTTATACTGTTGCTAAGAAGCCCTCGGATTATGGTTCCCTCCTTGAACCGTCGCTGCCAGAAGGGAAGTATAAGTATTTCCCCCAGTCTGATTTCTCGGAGGGCGTCTACATTGATTACCGCGCTTTTGATAAGAATGGAATCGAGCCGCAGTATGCATTTGGGTTCGGTCTTTCGTATACCACGTTTGAGTACTCCGGCTTGAAGatctcgaagaagaagggtaaGAATGCTGCCTACCCGGCTAAAACATCGAAGGTAGTTCCCGGCGGGAATCCGCGTCTctttgatgagctggtcACTGTGACAGCAACGGTCAAGAACGCCGGGGCCGTTGATGGGCAGGAGGTTGCCCAGCTGTACTTGGGAATCCCGAATGGCCCTGTTCGCCAGCTTCGTGGCTTTGATAAGGTCGCTATCAAGGCTGGAAAGTCGGAGAAGATTTCGTTTGCCTTGACGCGGCGGGACTTGAGTACTTGGGATACCGATGCACAGGAGTGGCTCCTTCAGCGCGGAGATTATAAGGCCTATGTTGGTAGGGATAGTAGGGACTTGCCTCTTGAAGCTACTCTGTCTTTTTAA
- a CDS encoding uncharacterized protein (COG:S;~EggNog:ENOG410PYD1): MAQRRKLPSVVLEADLSETKAKLQRDIRFWHRASEGRVKVILTVHINRTRPEIVIEQWESNGVSRCERTQRIAISKTRRGTTFVAGGPLIIDFSKLFLRQPDLPREQDISIGDEELEQLATCIWEEQGF, encoded by the coding sequence ATGGCCCAGCGTCGGAAATTGCCCAGCGTCGTACTGGAGGCTGACCTGTCCGAAACGAAGGCAAAGCTACAGCGAGATATTCGGTTCTGGCATCGCGCATCTGAGGGCAGAGTAAAAGTCATCTTGACTGTTCATATCAACAGGACTCGGCCCGAGATTGTAATTGAACAGTGGGAAAGCAATGGCGTCAGCAGATGTGAACGGACGCAGCGCATTGCTATCTCGAAAACAAGACGTGGGACGACGTTTGTTGCTGGCGGTCCCCTCATCATTGATTTCTCCAAACTCTTTCTCCGCCAGCCCGATCTGCCTAGAGAGCAGGACATCAGCATTGGtgacgaggagctggagcagctaGCGACGTGCATCTGGGAGGAGCAAGGATTCTAG
- a CDS encoding uncharacterized protein (SECRETED:SignalP(1-19)), which translates to MRLALSFAASALLATLTAAAPQAQPAPKVTIYNKGQYKGEQVRFVANGECKSISPRIESVSIPGKSDAWCQVFNNKECSGGGGRVIVDSVPQFSVEEVYPAVICNVFGKRW; encoded by the exons ATGCGTCTCGCTCTGTCTTTCGCAGCAAGTGCCCTCCTGGCAACTCTCACCGCTGCGGCGCCCCAGGCCCAGCCTGCGCCCAAG GTCACCATCTACAATAAAGGCCAGTACAAAGGCGAGCAAGTCAGATTCGTAGCCAATGGCGAATGCAAATCCATTTCTCC GAGAATTGAGTCTGTCTCGATCCCCGGGAAATCAGACGCCTGGTGCCAGGTCTTCAA CAACAAGGAATGCAGTGGCGGAGGTGGCCGTGTGATAGTTGACTCAGTGCCCCAGTTCTCAGTGGAGGAAGTGTACCCTGCAGTTATTTGCAATGTCTTTGGCAAGCGGTGGTAG
- a CDS encoding Zn(II)2Cys6 transcription factor (COG:S;~EggNog:ENOG410PHYQ;~InterPro:IPR036864,IPR021858,IPR001138;~PFAM:PF00172,PF11951;~go_function: GO:0000981 - DNA-binding transcription factor activity, RNA polymerase II-specific [Evidence IEA];~go_function: GO:0008270 - zinc ion binding [Evidence IEA];~go_process: GO:0006355 - regulation of transcription, DNA-templated [Evidence IEA]): MAGKQPPAVTPTRTKRESRSRKGCPECRSRKIKCDEQKPECGQCLKTGRSCRILDSLFKPHSYSFMVTPTKGSSPVEAQKSAGQGNGPDARSRDSASHNDPINPTEKANTFEWPIDSPNRENSPVTTIASSTNIQQERKEDSTADSAAMREHPKTPLAAVSSSEHLYSPAVPHGSPYSIPTAHDEDSYQDRCEIAFFLRHFSEGPGQWMDICGGKSYFSQNAVVLAHWNPLVRYAACALGAKQLGQTRHPESQIRQTKTQSLMMKALIDTRLGFTWYGAKYYEKAIKLLANHISNKDQSYSLSPNYVYGLGLTPQSVDHNSTREQDEDEFPYLIIAACILCQYEDVNSTIRAWSGHLDGIFRLLRPHLTEPGCFEVASRIPQPARALDAVFWFVVINDMLDAFVTRSKTRIDPDDISVWRNMGLPLDSDGHFKPELSGEAQLEIILFKALVRMMCQLMNSEPGDITQWTRMNEEFDRWQNAVPPSFYIPIAWPPVEPNPSPITDPFTREIWFASDICAATLAFYHMARMVLLANCPVNVFRQTRDGNDVLGTYNSLQKDLRKHAMEIIPIMHAMPSETVQKYMLQPLYVAGRSLTDNEERRSLLHILRDMGDDFGLFTDYRIEDLCEEWGMPYSGIDRRDGHGILT, encoded by the exons ATGGCAGGAAAACAGCCGCCTGCAGTGACGCCCACCCGCACCAAACGAGAGTCACGATCGCGGAAAGGATG TCCAGAGTGCAGGAGCCGCAAGATTAAATGCGATGAACAGAAGCCGGAATGCGGGCAGTGCCTCAAGACTGGCCGGTCGTGCCGGATCTTGGATAGCCTCTTTAAACCGCACTCGTACTCGTTTATGGTGACGCCGACCAAGGGAAGTTCGCCTGTTGAAGCTCAGAAATCGGCCGGACAAGGAAATGGTCCTGATGCGAGATCGCGGGATAGTGCTTCACATAACG ACCCTATAAATCCGACGGAGAAGGCAAATACTTTTGAATGGCCAATAGATTCACCAAACAGAGAAAATAGCCCTGTTACAACAATTGCTTCGTCGACCAATATTCAGCAGGAACGGAAAGAGGATTCAACTGCGGACTCCGCAGCCATGAGAGAACACCCTAAAACCCCGTTGGCAGCAGTTTCGAGCAGTGAACATCTGTACTCCCCAGCAGTGCCACACGGGAGCCCTTACAGCATCCCGACCGCTCATGATGAAGATAGCTACCAAGATCGCTGCGAGATCGCATTCTTCCTGCGCCACTTCTCCGAAGGCCCCGGGCAATGGATGGACATATGCGGAGGCAAATCATATTTCAGCCAAAATGCCGTCGTACTCGCACACTGGAATCCGCTTGTACGTTATGCTGCCTGTGCTTTAGGGGCCAAACAGCTAGGCCAGACAAGGCATCCAGAATCCCAGATCCGGCAGACAAAGACACAAagcttgatgatgaaggcgCTTATTGATACCAGATTGGGGTTCACGTGGTACGGAGCGAAGTATTATGAGAAGGCGATCAAGCTACTAGCCAACCACATCTCGAACAAGGACCAGTCATACTCACTATCGCCGAATTATGTTTATGGATTGGGCTTGACTCCACAGAGTGTTGACCACAATTCTACCCGCgagcaggatgaggatgaattcccttatcttattatagcAGCCTGCATCCTGTGTCAGTACGAGGATGTCAACTCTACCATACGTGCGTGGTCGGGGCACCTGGATGGTATCTTTCGACTGCTTCGACCGCACCTCACGGAACCAGGATGCTTTGAAGTTGCTAGTAGGATCCCACAGCCGGCGAGGGCACTGGACGCTGTTTTCTGGTTTGTCGTCATCAACGACATGTTGGATGCCT TTGTTACGCGGAGTAAAACTCGAATCGACCCCGACGACATATCTGTCTGGCGCAATATGGGCCTCCCGCTAGACAGTGATGGGCATTTCAAGCCTGAGTTATCTGGAGAAGCGCAGTTGGAAATTATCCTATTCAAAGCACTAGTTAGGATGATGTGCCAACTAATGAATTCCGAGCCTGGTGATATCACCCAGTGGACCAGAATGAACGAAGAGTTCGACCGCTGGCAAAATGCAGTTCCGCCATCTTTCTATATACCCATCGCATGGCCACCTGTCGAGCCCAATCCCTCGCCCATAACCGACCCCTTCACCCGCGAGATTTGGTTTGCAAGTGATATCTGCGCAGCAACCTTGGCCTTCTACCATATGGCTCGAATGGTTCTTCTCGCGAACTGCCCGGTGAACGTATTCCGACAAACCCGGGACGGGAATGACGTCCTTGGGACATATAATAGTCTCCAGAAAGACCTCCGAAAGCACGCGATGGAGATCATCCCAATCATGCATGCGATGCCCAGCGAAACAGTACAAAAGTACATGCTGCAGCCACTTTATGTTGCGGGCCGGTCTTTGACAGACAATGAAGAGCGAAGGAGCCTACTGCACATACTGCGGGACATGGGAGATGACTTTGGGCTTTTTACGGACTACCGAATTGAAGACCTCTGCGAGGAGTGGGGAATGCCATATAGTGGTATCGACCGTCGGGATGGGCATGGTATTTTAACATAA